Proteins from one Acipenser ruthenus unplaced genomic scaffold, fAciRut3.2 maternal haplotype, whole genome shotgun sequence genomic window:
- the LOC117411667 gene encoding fibronectin type III domain-containing protein 10, whose translation MTALPAGLINWMILITLCRDWRPVTAAGPQPGALPPSLPSPSAPWTETAKDLTTERRTAERPSDPASPSPAPAVDQGSRPEPADDGRWRGAGLGSRVRRGRRESRSGTKRDPHSPPVPIQHHDSGTAICAYEVIRAGGGAWGEDGGSSSPSAGNRVCFRYPETGFACRERDCKAHKSLGRTQLVANVLKNSSVYLQWKSPSSHPRPSPPAPSALQRNSPAGALQVWGFYMKCSWKGTYTHFQCDGVRLGASCRDYLLTDVHDSVRYRICLRALYTRGAGNGTADTRRARRSHGTASEPTGPGDCLEFTVDPAGMQDIVIAMTAVGGSICVMLVIICLLVAYITENLMQPALARASVRRGQHHEYNIPT comes from the coding sequence ATGACCGCGCTGCCCGCAGGACTGATCAACTGGATGATTCTCATCACCCTGTGCCGGGACTGGAGACCAGTAACAGCGGCGGGACCGCAGCCCGGAGCACTGCCGCCCTCCCTGCCTTCACCATCGGCGCCCTGGACCGAAACTGCTAAGGACTTGACTACCGAGAGGAGAACTGCGGAGCGCCCCTCGGACCCAGCCTCCCCCTCACCTGCACCGGCCGTTGACCAGGGAAGTAGACCCGAACCAGCGGACGATGGGAGGTGGCGAGGGGCTGGGCTGGGGAGCCGGGTTCGGCGAGGGCGGAGAGAGAGCAGAAGCGGGACCAAGCGCGACCCTCACTCCCCGCCGGTACCGATTCAGCACCACGACTCGGGGACAGCGATCTGTGCTTACGAAGTGATCCGCGCAGGGGGCGGGGCGTGGGGGGAGGACGGCGGCTCATCCTCGCCTTCAGCCGGCAACAGGGTCTGCTTCAGATACCCCGAGACCGGCTTTGCGTGCCGGGAGAGGGACTGCAAGGCGCACAAGTCCTTGGGCAGGACGCAGCTGGTCGCCAACGTGTTAAAAAACAGCAGTGTGTATTTGCAGTGGAAGAGCCCCTCTTCTCACCCGCGCCCTTCTCCTCCTGCACCGTCTGCCCTGCAGCGGAACAGCCCGGCCGGGGCGCTGCAGGTCTGGGGCTTCTACATGAAGTGCTCGTGGAAAGGCACGTACACGCACTTCCAGTGTGACGGCGTGCGCCTCGGCGCGAGCTGCAGGGACTACCTGCTGACGGATGTGCACGACAGCGTGCGCTACAGAATCTGCTTGCGTGCTCTCTACACCCGCGGAGCCGGCAATGGCACAGCCGATACCAGGCGCGCCAGGAGAAGCCACGGCACCGCCAGCGAGCCTACAGGGCCCGGGGACTGCCTCGAGTTCACCGTGGATCCGGCTGGCATGCAGGACATTGTGATCGCGATGACCGCGGTAGGGGGTTCGATCTGTGTCATGCTGGTTATTATCTGTTTGCTGGTCGCCTATATCACAGAGAACCTCATGCAGCCTGCCCTGGCCAGGGCCTCAGTGAGAAGAGGGCAACACCACGAGTATAACATACCCACTTAA